A single window of Mycolicibacterium madagascariense DNA harbors:
- a CDS encoding NmrA family NAD(P)-binding protein, with the protein MTTAHHQPTTTLVIGATGRHGGTGGQVVHRLLQAGQTVRALVRSDDDRAAKLRTAGVHTVVGDVLDRRTIVPVIDGVDAVYLAYPAAHGVLDALLNIASLLTERASSAHVVIMSMGAADHASPSGIARGHALAEETLLHLGVNVTAVRGSAFFYENLTALHAHQIATTGVLSNPFGDSRPAWVSGVDIAHVCAQVLLKPQRYATTPILHPPGTERHSQQDIAQLIGDEVGRDIRYEYVPAAQWRRELEAFLPPAVAEHLSEMARMCEDGTTLLRPDVDPDYLHAASGQPPQTLRDFIHDHRSAFQPVGTPA; encoded by the coding sequence ATGACCACCGCACACCACCAGCCCACGACCACCCTCGTCATCGGAGCCACCGGCCGGCACGGCGGCACCGGAGGGCAGGTAGTCCACCGGCTGCTCCAGGCAGGCCAGACCGTGCGAGCGCTGGTGCGCTCCGATGACGACCGCGCCGCGAAGCTGAGGACGGCGGGCGTGCACACCGTGGTCGGGGACGTCCTGGACCGTCGAACGATCGTGCCGGTGATCGACGGCGTCGACGCGGTCTACCTCGCCTACCCGGCCGCACACGGGGTCCTCGACGCGCTGCTCAACATCGCCTCGCTGCTCACCGAGCGGGCTTCGTCTGCGCACGTGGTCATCATGTCCATGGGGGCAGCCGACCACGCCAGCCCCAGCGGCATAGCCCGCGGGCACGCACTGGCCGAGGAGACACTGCTCCATCTCGGAGTGAACGTCACCGCCGTGCGTGGCAGCGCGTTCTTCTACGAGAACCTCACCGCGTTGCACGCCCACCAGATCGCCACCACCGGTGTGCTCAGCAACCCCTTCGGCGACAGCCGCCCCGCCTGGGTCAGCGGCGTCGACATCGCCCACGTCTGCGCCCAGGTCCTCCTAAAACCACAGCGCTACGCGACGACACCGATCCTCCATCCCCCCGGCACCGAACGGCACTCCCAGCAGGACATCGCCCAGCTCATCGGCGACGAGGTGGGCCGCGACATCCGTTATGAGTACGTCCCCGCCGCACAGTGGCGCCGCGAACTCGAGGCATTCCTGCCTCCCGCGGTCGCCGAGCACCTCAGCGAGATGGCCCGCATGTGTGAGGACGGCACCACGCTGCTGCGACCCGACGTCGACCCCGACTATCTGCACGCCGCCAGCGGGCAACCTCCGCAGACGTTGCGCGACTTCATCCACGACCACCGCAGCGCATTCCAACCCGTTGGGACCCCGGCGTGA
- a CDS encoding Ig-like domain-containing protein, translated as MSQAVVTPFTAIVTVVLSIFGLNAGNLASSPSAPIAPPNPLGDLVIAVFRRIQSVFTPYASTSGQQSVDSVTGVVTGTVPLTSPLFLPQTYTVTTAPTLGTVTINGNGTYTYTPSAAARTGAVTTDAFTVTAANFFSAASTTVSVPISRTNQAPVAGPTPISNPGENGVVLGQVSATDPNGDPITYTTQATSTLGGTVVPLNSTGGFIYTPTAQARHDAAAADAPVSALSDSFTITASDGRGGVTPIVVTVPVSPANSAPAAGTTTVNPAGANGVVTGTVSATDADADKLTYTGPTTTTTNGGTVTTTATGGFTYTPSTTAQHAAAGTGPTSDTFTVTVTDGHGGVTPVSVSVPITPTNTAPTGSVTVNAPSTGGVVTGTITGTDAEGDTVTYTGPTGTTTNGGTVTTTATGGFTYTPSPTAQHAAAGGGPTTDTFTVSLTDGHGGTTPVSVSVPITPTNTAPTATATVGAPSSSGVVSGTITATDADGDTLTYTGPTGTTTNGGTVVVTSTGAFTYTPTAAARAAAGTGGPTTDTFAVTVTDGHGGTTTVNVAATINPATVRLPYVQPGNTDIFLQADGTSIVYSTPVGATGGTTTLGGTVTVDENGDLVYTPSAQARANADNGGPQVDVYQSVIVDAAGNPTGFTEVAFPIVPASLPSPVAEIQTNVTDNPGRPLQLNLGFYDGTYRGFRPGPLDGNQLFFATALGAYLDSGTGFTVPGVIYDYRIDETEDIGYIGEQAVAGGPLTDTAVFSIYRDDHGYYGDTYTYVTSVGVGIPVPLPDGVTIYRDIPITTTPPTVV; from the coding sequence GTGTCCCAGGCGGTGGTGACCCCGTTCACCGCGATCGTGACGGTGGTGTTGTCGATCTTCGGGCTCAACGCCGGAAACCTGGCCAGCTCCCCATCGGCTCCGATCGCTCCGCCAAACCCGTTGGGCGACTTGGTGATCGCGGTGTTCCGCCGCATCCAATCGGTGTTCACCCCGTATGCGAGCACCTCCGGGCAGCAGAGCGTGGATTCGGTGACCGGGGTCGTGACCGGGACGGTCCCGCTGACCAGCCCGCTGTTCTTGCCCCAGACCTACACCGTCACCACCGCGCCCACCTTGGGCACGGTCACCATCAATGGCAACGGGACCTACACCTACACCCCGAGTGCGGCGGCCCGCACGGGCGCGGTCACCACCGACGCCTTCACCGTCACCGCGGCGAACTTCTTCTCCGCCGCCTCGACGACGGTGTCGGTGCCCATCTCGCGGACCAACCAGGCCCCCGTCGCCGGTCCCACCCCGATCAGCAACCCCGGGGAGAACGGGGTGGTGCTGGGTCAGGTCAGCGCGACCGACCCCAACGGGGACCCGATCACCTACACCACGCAGGCGACCTCGACCCTCGGCGGCACCGTGGTACCCCTCAACAGCACCGGTGGGTTCATCTACACCCCGACCGCCCAGGCCCGCCACGACGCCGCCGCCGCCGACGCCCCGGTGTCGGCGCTATCGGATTCGTTCACCATCACCGCCTCCGACGGCCGCGGCGGGGTCACCCCCATCGTCGTGACGGTCCCGGTCTCCCCCGCCAACAGTGCGCCGGCGGCTGGCACCACCACCGTCAACCCGGCCGGGGCCAACGGCGTGGTCACCGGCACGGTGTCGGCCACCGACGCCGACGCCGACAAGCTCACCTACACCGGACCCACGACCACGACCACCAACGGCGGCACCGTGACCACCACGGCCACCGGCGGTTTCACCTACACCCCCAGCACCACCGCGCAGCACGCTGCCGCAGGGACCGGACCCACGAGCGACACCTTCACCGTGACCGTGACCGATGGCCACGGCGGTGTCACCCCGGTGTCGGTGAGTGTCCCGATCACCCCCACCAACACCGCCCCCACGGGCAGCGTCACCGTCAATGCCCCAAGTACCGGGGGCGTGGTGACCGGCACGATCACCGGCACCGACGCCGAAGGCGACACCGTCACCTACACCGGACCCACCGGCACGACCACCAACGGTGGGACCGTGACCACCACGGCCACAGGCGGTTTCACCTACACCCCCAGCCCGACCGCGCAGCACGCCGCCGCTGGTGGCGGCCCCACCACCGACACGTTCACCGTCAGCCTGACCGATGGCCACGGCGGCACCACACCGGTGTCGGTCAGCGTTCCCATCACCCCGACCAACACCGCCCCCACCGCGACCGCCACCGTCGGAGCCCCGTCTTCGAGCGGGGTGGTGTCGGGCACGATCACCGCCACCGACGCCGACGGGGACACCCTGACCTACACCGGGCCCACCGGGACCACCACCAACGGTGGCACCGTCGTGGTGACCTCGACCGGCGCGTTCACCTACACCCCGACCGCCGCGGCGCGGGCTGCAGCGGGTACGGGCGGACCGACGACGGACACCTTCGCGGTCACCGTCACCGACGGACACGGCGGAACCACCACGGTGAACGTCGCGGCCACCATCAACCCCGCCACCGTCCGCCTGCCCTACGTCCAGCCCGGCAACACCGACATCTTCCTGCAAGCCGACGGCACCAGCATCGTGTACTCCACCCCCGTTGGCGCGACCGGCGGGACGACCACCCTGGGCGGGACAGTCACCGTCGACGAGAACGGCGATTTGGTGTACACCCCCAGCGCGCAGGCCCGCGCCAACGCCGACAACGGCGGCCCCCAGGTGGACGTCTACCAATCCGTCATCGTCGATGCAGCGGGCAACCCCACCGGCTTCACCGAGGTCGCATTCCCCATCGTCCCAGCCTCACTGCCATCCCCTGTCGCAGAGATCCAGACGAACGTCACCGACAACCCCGGAAGACCCCTCCAGCTCAATCTGGGGTTCTACGACGGCACGTATAGGGGATTTAGACCCGGCCCCCTCGACGGGAACCAGTTATTCTTCGCCACCGCGTTAGGTGCATACCTTGATTCGGGCACCGGCTTTACCGTGCCCGGTGTCATCTACGATTACAGAATCGATGAAACGGAGGACATCGGCTATATCGGCGAACAGGCCGTCGCAGGCGGCCCCCTCACCGACACGGCAGTGTTCAGCATCTACCGAGACGACCACGGCTACTACGGCGACACGTACACGTACGTGACCAGTGTGGGCGTCGGGATACCCGTCCCCCTCCCCGACGGCGTCACCATCTACCGCGACATTCCCATCACCACGACACCACCGACGGTCGTCTGA
- a CDS encoding (2Fe-2S) ferredoxin domain-containing protein, translated as MALDRTRPTVTVCRGCCCGTATKHPDTDHQAQLAMLHEQVRDVADLRVTDCLGPCERSNVLVVTPSQGGHRQGGRSTWLGYVFTEEAGSAIADWLRDGVPGLAEFPRSLRRYRFTRLRKRR; from the coding sequence ATGGCTTTGGACAGAACCCGACCGACGGTCACCGTGTGCCGGGGATGCTGCTGCGGTACTGCCACGAAGCACCCGGACACCGACCACCAAGCTCAGCTCGCCATGCTGCACGAGCAGGTGCGCGACGTCGCCGATCTGCGGGTCACCGACTGCCTCGGCCCCTGCGAGCGGTCGAACGTCCTCGTGGTCACTCCGTCGCAGGGCGGACACCGCCAAGGTGGTCGGTCGACCTGGCTCGGCTATGTCTTCACCGAGGAGGCGGGATCGGCCATCGCCGACTGGCTGCGCGACGGTGTGCCCGGGTTGGCAGAGTTCCCTCGGAGCCTTCGGCGGTATCGCTTCACGAGACTGCGAAAGCGTCGGTGA
- a CDS encoding SDR family NAD(P)-dependent oxidoreductase, translated as MTKAFDDKVVLVTGASRGIGKATALAFASQGASLVLAARSARRLDQVRNDIHDRGGEAISVPTDITSTEEVAALVDAAMTRYGRIDVLVNNAGIGHVGAADDPRFGTDLHDTLQASLFGAIRLTQQVLPILRRQQSGSIVNMSSVMGRKAFARFGGYAIVMHGVSAFTDALRQELAGTNIAVSVIHPALTATDLLREVDETQMPPPFRHMTPLSAEEVGEAVVKAVRRGTPRVILPRRAGLLLLGEAVSPRLGDLIASALTRRPLARLMGFSRGRTYHQTLAARTDTTPPDTTPRRSGHQLPTTSTR; from the coding sequence ATGACGAAGGCCTTCGACGACAAGGTCGTCCTGGTGACCGGCGCCTCCCGCGGGATCGGCAAGGCGACCGCGCTGGCATTTGCCAGCCAGGGCGCCAGCCTGGTGCTGGCGGCGCGCTCGGCACGACGACTCGACCAGGTGCGCAACGACATTCACGACCGTGGGGGGGAGGCCATCTCGGTGCCCACCGACATCACCTCGACCGAGGAGGTGGCCGCCCTGGTCGACGCTGCAATGACGCGCTACGGCCGCATCGACGTCCTGGTCAACAACGCCGGCATCGGCCACGTCGGCGCCGCCGACGACCCCCGGTTCGGGACCGACCTGCACGACACGCTGCAAGCCAGCCTCTTCGGAGCGATCCGGTTGACCCAGCAGGTGCTGCCGATCCTTCGGCGACAGCAGTCCGGGTCGATCGTCAACATGTCCTCGGTCATGGGGCGCAAGGCCTTTGCCCGATTCGGCGGATACGCCATCGTCATGCACGGCGTCTCGGCGTTCACCGACGCGCTGCGCCAAGAACTGGCCGGGACCAACATCGCGGTGTCGGTCATCCATCCCGCCCTCACCGCGACCGACCTGCTGCGCGAGGTCGACGAGACGCAGATGCCGCCCCCATTTCGCCACATGACGCCCCTGTCCGCCGAAGAGGTCGGCGAAGCAGTGGTGAAGGCAGTGCGTCGGGGCACCCCCAGGGTGATCCTGCCCCGACGGGCTGGACTGCTTCTCCTGGGCGAGGCCGTCTCCCCGCGCCTCGGCGACCTCATCGCCTCGGCCCTGACCCGACGACCGCTCGCACGCCTGATGGGGTTCAGCCGCGGCCGCACCTACCACCAGACCCTCGCCGCCCGCACCGACACCACCCCGCCTGACACCACACCGCGCCGCTCGGGGCACCAACTGCCGACCACCAGCACCCGTTGA
- a CDS encoding SDR family NAD(P)-dependent oxidoreductase — translation MSASTGTTTLTGSTALVTGGSKGIGEGIAETLGRSGANVVVNYSKDQHAALAVVARIEAAGSHAVAIGADVAKEADVEALYAQAKEAFGTIDILVNNAGILQPGSLLDATTQSFHQQFGVNVLGLLVSSRAFARQADTGASIINISSNAPRLTPENLGIYTATKAAVDAFTRVHAKELGPRGIRVNAISPGLVASSATRSNGLLGSDMAAAIIEQTPLRRAGQPDDIADVATFLASRAARWVTGQVITVSGGI, via the coding sequence ATGTCGGCATCGACCGGCACCACCACGCTCACCGGCTCGACCGCGCTGGTCACCGGCGGTTCCAAGGGGATCGGCGAAGGCATTGCCGAGACGCTAGGACGCTCCGGAGCCAACGTCGTGGTCAACTATTCCAAGGACCAACACGCAGCACTTGCCGTCGTCGCACGCATCGAAGCCGCGGGATCCCATGCCGTCGCGATCGGCGCCGACGTGGCCAAGGAAGCCGACGTGGAGGCCCTCTACGCACAGGCCAAGGAGGCGTTCGGGACCATCGACATCCTCGTCAACAACGCCGGAATCCTTCAACCAGGTTCGCTGCTGGACGCGACGACGCAGTCCTTTCACCAACAGTTCGGTGTGAACGTCCTGGGACTCCTCGTGTCATCCCGGGCGTTCGCCCGGCAGGCCGACACCGGCGCGAGCATCATCAACATCAGTTCCAATGCCCCGCGCCTCACCCCAGAGAATCTGGGCATCTACACCGCAACCAAGGCTGCCGTGGACGCCTTCACCCGCGTCCACGCCAAGGAGTTGGGGCCGCGCGGCATCCGCGTCAACGCCATCAGCCCCGGGCTCGTCGCCAGCTCGGCAACCCGGTCCAACGGCCTGCTCGGCTCCGACATGGCGGCCGCGATCATCGAACAGACACCGCTACGTCGCGCTGGGCAGCCCGACGACATCGCCGACGTGGCAACGTTTCTGGCGTCCCGCGCAGCCCGTTGGGTCACCGGCCAAGTCATCACGGTGTCCGGCGGGATCTGA
- a CDS encoding TetR/AcrR family transcriptional regulator, producing MKARTPRLASVNPASNRAPAANDPRKDGSAKPIRRDVLRNRQRVVDAASEAFAERGLDVGYDEIAQRAAVGVGTVYRRFPQRSDLVVAVFEKRIDTLVDLAAAAADQPTGAAGLQWFLEEILRLQTRDRGLRDVLAGRAPRDERMLQARSRLAPAVTALLERAKREHAVRPDVTGADIAALTMSLSLLTTADQPELWQRYLVLVLDGLAPTRASFTPLPAPPPADTLMADLLHGH from the coding sequence GTGAAGGCCCGTACACCACGACTCGCGTCGGTGAACCCCGCGAGCAACCGGGCGCCCGCGGCCAACGACCCTCGAAAGGACGGTTCGGCCAAGCCGATCCGTCGCGACGTCCTCCGCAACCGCCAGCGCGTCGTCGACGCCGCATCCGAGGCCTTCGCCGAGCGAGGCCTCGACGTGGGCTACGACGAAATCGCTCAGCGCGCAGCCGTCGGTGTGGGCACCGTATATCGGCGCTTTCCACAACGGTCCGATCTCGTCGTGGCGGTCTTCGAAAAGAGGATCGACACCTTGGTCGACCTCGCCGCTGCCGCAGCTGATCAACCCACCGGAGCGGCGGGGCTGCAGTGGTTCCTCGAGGAAATCCTGCGCCTGCAGACGCGAGACCGCGGCCTCCGAGACGTCCTGGCAGGCCGAGCGCCGCGCGATGAGCGGATGCTGCAGGCACGAAGCCGCCTCGCACCGGCAGTCACCGCGTTACTCGAGCGGGCCAAACGCGAACACGCCGTGCGTCCCGACGTCACCGGCGCCGACATCGCCGCATTGACGATGTCCCTTAGCCTCCTCACCACCGCCGACCAACCCGAGCTGTGGCAGCGCTATCTGGTGTTGGTCCTCGACGGTCTGGCCCCAACACGCGCGAGCTTCACGCCGCTGCCGGCACCACCACCCGCGGACACCTTGATGGCCGACCTCCTGCACGGGCACTGA
- a CDS encoding biosynthetic peptidoglycan transglycosylase produces the protein MSRASDEICDLYIRHAAGVYADRLNLPTHFVHLLLLIEDKRFGLHIGIDPVSMIRAAANNISGGPLQGASTITQQLYDIMEARSQNQYSRDRTITRKISQLRWALLIERHKRKSQILSDYLAYVYWGRNYFGVEAASNGYFGSSSRSLSVAESFFLAERLASPNRLLPARVEELLSRPCVKHVMSMDANSEIQVRRMYSSWS, from the coding sequence ATGTCTAGGGCATCTGATGAGATTTGTGATCTTTACATTCGTCACGCGGCTGGCGTTTATGCTGATCGTCTCAATCTGCCGACGCATTTTGTGCATCTGCTGCTACTCATCGAAGATAAACGGTTTGGTCTGCACATCGGTATTGATCCCGTTTCAATGATCCGCGCCGCCGCTAATAACATATCAGGGGGGCCACTACAGGGCGCCAGCACAATAACCCAACAGCTCTACGACATCATGGAGGCGCGGAGTCAGAACCAGTACAGCAGAGATAGAACGATAACGCGCAAGATCAGTCAGTTACGTTGGGCCTTACTAATTGAGCGGCATAAGCGCAAAAGCCAAATCTTGTCCGACTATTTGGCTTACGTCTACTGGGGCCGCAACTATTTTGGTGTCGAGGCTGCGTCAAACGGTTATTTCGGTTCGTCATCACGGTCGCTATCAGTCGCTGAGTCTTTCTTTTTGGCTGAAAGACTGGCTAGTCCAAACAGACTTCTTCCCGCTAGAGTTGAGGAGCTTCTCAGCCGGCCATGCGTTAAGCATGTTATGAGCATGGATGCCAACTCGGAAATTCAGGTACGGAGAATGTATTCGTCATGGTCGTGA